A stretch of the Halorussus vallis genome encodes the following:
- a CDS encoding Rieske (2Fe-2S) protein, whose amino-acid sequence MATEQSDSDLVKVADADELREEGRLISRAGNRALALFYHEGEFRAVDNRCPHMGFPLAEGTVDEGILTCHWHHARFELSCGDTFDPWADDVQTFPVEVRDGDVYVDPYPEPDLPPVEHWSDRLETGLEESLQLVVAKSVLGLADEDVPYTDPLRAGLAFGATYRADGWSSGLTILSAMANLLDALRPEDRNRALYVGLSRVAQDCQGEPPRFDQPSFSTRDVSAERLEEWFRESVEVRDEDGAERCLRTAVETLEPERVADLLYSAATDHLYMDAGHTFDFVNKACESLDHVGWERADEILPSVIPRLTRATRSEELSSWRQPDDVAELVFDAYDELPDLLEDGADETWDDPNGFVETLLSDDPEEVVTAMKAAVQNGATAAELAGEVAHAAGRRVAQFGTSNEFSDWNTVHHTYSYANAVHKAALRTESLAAASDSETGESGESEKSGESDESAGTAGLAAYRGAFAGAMSVYLDRFLNTPPIPIPDGSEVDAPDDVREALLDTFDEEGEVNAAGRLVAAHLADGGAPDELKRALGEALLREDANFHTLQNVEAAFEQFDLAEDPDRARVHLVATARYMAAHFPTRRSAEQTFSIASRLNHGEKVHEAGE is encoded by the coding sequence ATGGCAACCGAGCAGTCCGACTCCGACCTTGTGAAGGTGGCCGACGCCGACGAACTCCGCGAAGAGGGGCGACTGATATCGCGGGCCGGCAATCGCGCGCTCGCGCTGTTCTACCACGAAGGGGAATTCCGTGCGGTGGACAACCGCTGTCCGCACATGGGCTTTCCACTCGCGGAGGGCACCGTCGACGAGGGAATCCTGACCTGCCACTGGCATCACGCCCGCTTCGAACTCTCCTGCGGCGACACCTTCGACCCCTGGGCCGACGACGTCCAGACGTTCCCCGTCGAGGTCCGGGACGGCGACGTGTACGTCGACCCGTACCCCGAACCCGACCTCCCGCCGGTCGAACACTGGAGCGACCGGCTCGAAACCGGGCTGGAGGAGAGCCTCCAACTCGTGGTCGCGAAGTCGGTCCTCGGCCTGGCCGATGAGGACGTGCCCTACACCGACCCGCTCCGGGCGGGCCTGGCGTTCGGCGCGACCTACCGGGCCGACGGCTGGAGTTCCGGGCTGACCATCCTGTCGGCGATGGCGAACCTGCTGGACGCCCTGCGGCCCGAGGACCGCAACCGCGCACTGTACGTCGGCCTCTCGCGGGTCGCCCAGGACTGCCAGGGCGAACCGCCGCGGTTCGACCAGCCCTCGTTCTCGACCCGGGACGTCTCGGCCGAGCGCCTCGAAGAGTGGTTCCGCGAGAGCGTCGAGGTCCGCGACGAGGACGGCGCCGAGCGGTGTCTCCGGACCGCCGTCGAGACGCTCGAACCCGAGCGGGTCGCCGACCTGCTCTACTCGGCCGCGACCGACCACCTCTACATGGACGCGGGCCACACCTTCGACTTCGTCAACAAGGCCTGCGAGTCGCTCGACCACGTCGGCTGGGAGCGCGCCGACGAGATACTGCCGAGCGTGATTCCCCGACTGACCCGGGCCACCCGCTCGGAGGAACTCTCCTCGTGGCGCCAACCCGACGACGTGGCCGAACTCGTCTTCGACGCCTACGACGAACTGCCGGACCTGCTCGAAGACGGCGCCGACGAAACCTGGGACGACCCGAACGGCTTCGTCGAAACCCTGCTCAGCGACGACCCCGAGGAGGTCGTCACCGCGATGAAGGCGGCGGTCCAGAACGGCGCGACCGCCGCGGAGTTGGCCGGCGAGGTCGCCCACGCCGCCGGCCGCCGGGTCGCGCAGTTCGGCACCTCCAACGAGTTCAGTGACTGGAACACGGTCCACCACACCTACAGCTACGCCAATGCGGTCCACAAGGCCGCGCTCCGCACCGAGTCGCTCGCCGCGGCGAGCGACTCGGAGACGGGCGAATCCGGCGAGTCCGAGAAATCGGGCGAGTCCGACGAATCTGCCGGAACCGCCGGGCTGGCGGCCTACCGCGGTGCGTTCGCGGGCGCGATGAGCGTCTACCTCGACCGGTTCCTCAACACGCCGCCGATTCCGATTCCGGACGGAAGCGAGGTCGACGCGCCCGACGACGTCCGGGAGGCGCTGCTCGACACCTTCGACGAGGAGGGCGAGGTCAACGCCGCCGGCCGACTCGTTGCGGCCCACCTCGCCGACGGCGGCGCCCCCGACGAACTCAAGCGAGCGCTCGGCGAGGCGCTCCTCCGGGAGGACGCGAACTTCCACACGCTCCAGAACGTCGAGGCGGCCTTCGAGCAGTTCGACCTCGCGGAGGACCCCGACCGGGCGCGGGTCCACCTCGTCGCCACCGCCCGTTACATGGCGGCTCACTTCCCGACGCGCCGGTCGGCCGAGCAGACCTTCTCCATCGCCTCGCGGCTGAACCACGGCGAGAAGGTCCACGAGGCGGGCGAGTGA
- a CDS encoding ribonucleotide-diphosphate reductase subunit beta translates to MILDDDKTDPNKILPIEYDWAREYYRAGVDNNWVPEEIPMGEDVSQWKGDALTDPERRLVEWNFGFFSTAESLTANNLVLAVYEHVTSPECRQYLLRQAYEEAIHTDTFIYCCDSLGLDPDYVYGMYDEVPAIEEKDQFVVGLTETLLDDDFELESDADVRSLLRDLIGFYVVMEGVFFYAGFAMMLGLKRQGKMVGIGQQFEYIMRDESVHLAFGVDLVNAIRAEHLGVWTEEFGAEIASLIERAVELEQVYAREACPDEILGMGPEQFAEYVEYVADRRLRQLDLPETYGTDNPFPWMSEATDLNKETNFFEKQVTEYRSGGSLDW, encoded by the coding sequence ATGATACTCGACGACGACAAGACCGACCCGAACAAGATCCTGCCGATAGAGTACGACTGGGCCCGCGAGTACTACCGTGCGGGCGTCGACAACAACTGGGTGCCCGAGGAGATTCCGATGGGCGAGGACGTCTCCCAGTGGAAGGGCGACGCGCTCACCGACCCCGAGCGCCGACTGGTCGAGTGGAACTTCGGGTTCTTCTCGACCGCCGAGTCGCTGACCGCAAACAACCTCGTGCTCGCGGTCTACGAGCACGTCACCAGCCCCGAGTGTCGCCAGTACCTCCTCCGGCAGGCCTACGAGGAGGCCATCCACACGGACACGTTCATCTACTGCTGCGACTCGCTCGGCCTCGACCCCGACTACGTCTACGGCATGTACGACGAGGTCCCGGCCATCGAGGAGAAAGACCAGTTCGTCGTCGGACTGACCGAGACGCTCCTGGACGACGACTTCGAACTGGAGAGCGACGCCGACGTGCGGTCGTTGCTCCGGGACCTGATCGGCTTCTACGTCGTGATGGAGGGCGTCTTCTTCTACGCCGGGTTCGCCATGATGCTCGGACTGAAGCGGCAGGGCAAGATGGTCGGCATCGGCCAGCAGTTCGAGTACATCATGCGCGACGAGTCGGTCCACCTCGCGTTCGGCGTCGACCTCGTGAACGCGATTCGCGCCGAACACCTCGGCGTCTGGACCGAGGAGTTCGGCGCGGAGATCGCCTCCCTCATCGAACGCGCGGTCGAACTCGAACAGGTGTACGCCCGCGAGGCCTGTCCGGACGAGATTCTGGGCATGGGTCCCGAGCAGTTCGCCGAGTACGTCGAGTACGTCGCCGACCGCCGACTCCGACAACTCGACCTCCCCGAAACCTACGGCACCGACAACCCCTTCCCGTGGATGTCGGAGGCGACCGACCTCAACAAGGAGACGAACTTCTTCGAAAAGCAGGTGACCGAGTACCGGTCGGGCGGGTCGCTGGACTGGTAG
- a CDS encoding Gfo/Idh/MocA family protein, translating to MAVRLGAVGLGGLGRLELGLYDQIDGVEIVAGADVSPDAREGFDAAYDAPSYEDHAAMLAAHDLDAVSIVTPHTLHYDQAIACFEAGVDVFLEKPMVTGVENAVDLVATAEERGRVLQVGYQRHFDPLFRELRRVISSGRIGEVHAANAYLGQDWIELQRGTWRTAPDLSGGGQLYDSGSHLLDALLWTTDSTPRSVAAVVDDRGEDVDVNSALAAVLDRDGGTLTASVAVSGDGTNGEPDEGLVVWGTEGHVEYDGSSLTVCEDGVTYEADIAADRDFETLARRKLEDFVGAVETGDDPSVPGSFGLRVTALTEAAYEAAETGRVVDVAERIEAARDARAAADPDPEVAADD from the coding sequence ATGGCAGTACGACTCGGGGCCGTCGGTCTCGGCGGGCTCGGACGACTCGAACTCGGACTCTACGACCAGATAGACGGCGTCGAAATCGTCGCGGGCGCGGACGTCTCGCCCGACGCCCGCGAGGGCTTCGACGCCGCGTACGACGCGCCGTCCTACGAGGACCACGCGGCGATGCTGGCCGCCCACGACCTCGACGCGGTGAGCATCGTCACGCCCCACACCCTCCACTACGACCAGGCCATCGCCTGCTTCGAGGCGGGCGTCGACGTCTTCCTGGAGAAGCCGATGGTCACCGGCGTCGAGAACGCCGTCGACCTCGTGGCGACCGCCGAGGAGCGCGGGCGCGTCCTCCAGGTCGGCTACCAGCGCCACTTCGACCCGCTCTTCCGGGAACTCCGCCGCGTCATCTCGTCGGGTCGAATCGGCGAGGTCCACGCCGCCAACGCCTACCTCGGCCAGGACTGGATCGAACTGCAGCGGGGCACCTGGCGGACCGCGCCGGACCTCTCTGGCGGCGGCCAACTGTACGACTCGGGGAGCCACCTGCTCGACGCGCTGCTCTGGACGACCGACTCCACCCCGCGGAGCGTCGCCGCGGTCGTCGACGACCGCGGCGAGGACGTCGACGTCAACAGCGCGCTGGCGGCGGTCCTCGACCGCGACGGCGGGACGCTGACCGCCAGCGTCGCGGTCAGCGGCGACGGCACGAACGGCGAACCCGACGAGGGACTCGTCGTCTGGGGGACCGAGGGCCACGTCGAGTACGACGGGTCGAGCCTGACCGTCTGCGAGGACGGCGTCACCTACGAGGCCGATATCGCGGCCGACCGCGACTTCGAGACGCTCGCGCGCCGAAAGCTCGAGGACTTCGTCGGCGCGGTCGAGACGGGCGACGACCCGTCGGTGCCCGGGTCGTTCGGCCTCAGGGTGACCGCGCTGACCGAGGCGGCCTACGAGGCCGCCGAGACGGGCCGGGTCGTCGACGTCGCCGAGCGAATCGAGGCTGCCCGCGACGCGCGGGCCGCCGCCGACCCCGACCCCGAGGTCGCCGCCGACGACTGA
- a CDS encoding ribonucleoside-diphosphate reductase subunit alpha, producing MSQTTTETETVRAVLDRARTKCEDALTDDALDELVADAERSLYAGASLSEVYDAAVDAATARIERDPTYEAVAAAAFRERYDREVAGESPDAEGKLGERPDDREAAYRETFVANVERGVREDLLDERMLTFDLDALAEALVPARDELFDYTALDTLYQRYFLKTADGERLELPQAFWMRVAMGLALREPVDERRARAEEFYEVMSTLRFVPSSPTLFHAGTVHPQLSSCYLTTMPDDLEGIFDGYRGHAKLSKWSGGLGNDWTPIRASGSLIESTGVESTGVVPFLKISNDVTAAINRSGKRRGAACAYLECWHLDYPDFIDLRRNTGDERRRTHDMNTAAWIPDLFVKRVEAGEEWTLFSPDEVPELHETYGREFEELYRAYERKAEAGELRQYEVVDAEELWRKTLTRLFETGHPWLTFKDPCNVRSPQDHAGVVRSSNLCTEITLNTSEDEHAVCNLGSVNLSKHVTPDGLEREKLRETVETGMRMLDNVVDLNFYPTEEAERSNARHRPVGMGVMGFHEALFERRIPFASEEAVAFADESQEFVAYHAIRTSAELARERGAYDSFEGSKWDRGIFPQDTLDLLEDERGREIPLPREERLDWDAVRELVADHGMRNSNTMAVAPTATISTIAGTTPSIEPIYSNLYVKSNMSGEFTVVNDRLVADLRDRDLWDAEMLDRIKFHDGSVGEIDAIPDELRELYRGAFEIDPRHQLRLTARRGQWIDQSVSHNVFFPSTDGSLLDDVYRTAWELGVKTTYYLRTLGASQIEKSTLDMSEYGKTQTRGRRTVDGGGREGDTEEGDSCEANGAETDLPSVEDSTCDACQ from the coding sequence ATGAGTCAGACCACTACCGAGACGGAGACGGTTCGCGCGGTTCTCGACCGCGCGAGGACCAAGTGCGAGGACGCGCTAACCGACGACGCGCTGGACGAACTCGTCGCCGACGCCGAGCGGAGCCTCTACGCGGGGGCCTCGCTCTCGGAGGTGTACGACGCCGCCGTCGACGCGGCGACGGCGCGAATCGAGCGCGACCCCACCTACGAAGCGGTCGCCGCGGCTGCGTTCCGCGAGCGGTACGACCGCGAGGTCGCCGGCGAGTCGCCCGACGCCGAGGGGAAACTCGGCGAACGCCCCGACGACCGCGAGGCGGCCTACCGCGAGACGTTCGTCGCGAACGTCGAGCGCGGGGTCCGCGAGGACCTGCTGGACGAACGGATGCTGACGTTCGACCTCGACGCGCTGGCCGAGGCGCTGGTTCCCGCCCGCGACGAACTGTTCGACTACACCGCCCTCGACACGCTCTACCAGCGGTACTTCCTGAAGACGGCCGACGGCGAGCGCCTCGAACTCCCGCAGGCGTTCTGGATGCGGGTGGCGATGGGACTGGCCCTGCGAGAGCCAGTAGACGAGCGCCGAGCGCGCGCCGAGGAATTCTACGAGGTCATGTCGACGCTCCGGTTCGTCCCGTCGAGTCCGACGCTGTTCCACGCCGGAACCGTCCACCCGCAACTGAGTTCCTGCTACCTCACGACGATGCCCGACGACCTCGAAGGCATCTTCGACGGCTACCGGGGTCACGCCAAACTCTCGAAGTGGAGCGGCGGCCTCGGCAACGACTGGACGCCGATCCGGGCGTCGGGGTCGCTCATCGAGTCGACGGGCGTCGAGTCGACCGGCGTGGTCCCGTTCCTCAAGATAAGCAACGACGTGACCGCGGCCATCAACCGCTCGGGCAAGCGCCGCGGGGCGGCCTGCGCCTACCTGGAGTGCTGGCACCTCGACTACCCGGACTTCATCGACCTCCGGCGGAACACCGGCGACGAGCGGCGCCGGACCCACGACATGAACACCGCGGCGTGGATTCCGGACCTGTTCGTGAAGCGGGTGGAGGCGGGCGAGGAGTGGACGCTGTTCTCGCCCGACGAGGTGCCCGAACTCCACGAGACGTACGGTCGGGAGTTCGAGGAACTGTACAGAGCGTACGAGCGGAAGGCCGAAGCGGGCGAACTCCGCCAGTACGAGGTCGTGGACGCCGAGGAACTCTGGCGCAAGACCCTGACTCGGCTGTTCGAAACCGGCCACCCGTGGCTCACGTTCAAGGACCCCTGCAACGTCCGGTCGCCACAGGACCACGCGGGCGTCGTCCGCTCGTCGAACCTCTGCACCGAAATCACGCTCAACACGTCCGAGGACGAGCACGCGGTCTGTAACCTCGGCTCGGTCAACCTCTCGAAGCACGTGACCCCCGACGGTCTCGAGCGCGAGAAACTCCGCGAGACCGTCGAAACCGGGATGCGGATGCTCGACAACGTGGTCGACCTGAACTTCTATCCCACCGAGGAGGCCGAGCGGTCGAACGCGCGCCACCGCCCCGTCGGCATGGGCGTGATGGGCTTCCACGAGGCGCTGTTCGAACGCCGGATTCCGTTCGCCTCCGAGGAGGCGGTCGCGTTCGCCGACGAGTCCCAGGAGTTCGTCGCCTACCACGCGATTCGGACCTCCGCGGAGTTAGCCCGCGAACGCGGCGCGTACGACTCCTTCGAGGGGTCGAAGTGGGACCGCGGCATCTTCCCGCAGGACACCCTCGACCTGTTGGAGGACGAGCGCGGCCGCGAGATTCCGCTCCCCCGCGAGGAGCGCCTCGACTGGGACGCGGTCCGGGAACTGGTCGCCGACCACGGGATGCGCAACTCCAACACGATGGCGGTCGCGCCGACCGCGACCATCTCGACCATCGCGGGGACGACGCCCTCCATCGAGCCGATCTACTCGAACCTCTACGTCAAGTCGAACATGAGCGGGGAGTTCACGGTGGTCAACGACCGCCTCGTCGCCGACCTCCGAGACCGCGACCTCTGGGACGCCGAGATGTTAGACCGCATCAAGTTCCACGACGGTTCGGTCGGGGAGATAGACGCGATACCAGACGAACTTCGGGAACTGTACCGCGGGGCGTTCGAGATCGACCCGCGACACCAACTTCGACTCACCGCCCGCCGCGGCCAGTGGATAGACCAGTCGGTTTCGCACAACGTCTTCTTCCCCTCGACGGACGGGTCGCTGTTGGACGACGTCTACCGGACGGCGTGGGAACTCGGCGTGAAGACGACCTACTACCTCCGGACGCTCGGCGCGTCTCAGATCGAGAAGTCCACGCTCGACATGAGCGAGTACGGCAAGACCCAGACTCGGGGACGGCGGACCGTCGACGGCGGCGGGAGGGAAGGCGACACCGAGGAGGGCGATTCCTGCGAGGCGAACGGTGCGGAAACCGACCTTCCGAGCGTCGAGGACTCGACCTGCGACGCCTGCCAGTGA
- a CDS encoding ABC transporter permease — protein sequence MLRATVLERFAIAVAATAMALALGAVIVAASGYDAVEFVSSLVYGAFGSRANVAFTLRQSTMLILAGVAVAVAFRSGVFNIGVQGQFVVGGFATAVTILFLAPVLPTGAVGGALLVVLGVVAAMVAGGAYAALPGLMKAYADANEVITTIMLNFIASGVVFFVVDRYLRPAGASAPNTEQFPDYVQFPSLVFDSASFSVIGLGVALATVVVVYVVMARTRFGYDLVTSGHQEPAAAYSGVDPKQTVVATMTFSGMVAGLTGAVFAIMILGYYSDPSTFPRFGFDAIAVSLLAANNPLGVVPAGLLFGGLDAGGQYIGFTLDVPPELVDGVVGLVVLFVATPELFRMAGKRTGLGGDDR from the coding sequence ATGCTCCGTGCGACGGTGCTGGAGCGGTTCGCCATCGCCGTCGCCGCGACGGCGATGGCGCTGGCGCTCGGCGCGGTCATCGTGGCGGCCTCCGGCTACGACGCGGTCGAGTTCGTCTCCTCGCTCGTCTACGGCGCGTTCGGAAGCCGGGCGAACGTCGCGTTCACGCTCCGCCAGTCGACGATGCTCATCCTCGCGGGCGTGGCCGTCGCCGTCGCGTTCCGGTCGGGCGTGTTCAACATCGGCGTCCAAGGCCAGTTCGTCGTCGGCGGATTCGCGACCGCGGTCACGATACTGTTCTTGGCGCCCGTGCTGCCGACCGGCGCGGTCGGCGGCGCCCTGCTGGTGGTGCTCGGCGTCGTCGCCGCGATGGTCGCCGGCGGCGCGTACGCCGCGCTTCCGGGGCTGATGAAGGCCTACGCGGACGCGAACGAGGTCATCACGACCATCATGCTCAACTTTATCGCGTCGGGGGTCGTCTTCTTTGTCGTCGACCGCTACCTCCGGCCCGCGGGGGCCTCCGCGCCCAACACCGAGCAGTTCCCCGACTACGTCCAGTTCCCGTCGCTCGTGTTCGACAGCGCGTCGTTCTCGGTGATCGGACTCGGCGTGGCGCTCGCGACGGTGGTCGTCGTCTACGTCGTGATGGCCCGGACGCGGTTCGGTTACGACCTGGTCACCAGCGGCCACCAGGAACCGGCGGCCGCCTACTCGGGGGTCGACCCCAAGCAGACGGTGGTCGCCACGATGACGTTCTCGGGGATGGTCGCCGGACTCACCGGCGCCGTCTTCGCCATCATGATACTGGGCTACTACAGCGACCCGAGCACGTTCCCACGGTTCGGCTTCGACGCCATCGCGGTGAGCCTACTCGCGGCCAACAACCCGCTGGGGGTCGTCCCCGCCGGCCTGCTGTTCGGCGGTCTGGACGCCGGCGGCCAGTACATCGGCTTCACGCTCGACGTGCCGCCCGAACTGGTCGACGGCGTCGTCGGCCTCGTCGTGCTGTTCGTCGCCACGCCGGAACTGTTCCGGATGGCCGGCAAGCGCACCGGACTGGGGGGTGACGATCGATGA
- a CDS encoding AsnC family transcriptional regulator — MRELDETDLEILRLLVTDGRRPYNEISSAVDLSPPTVSDRIDRLKDLGVIRRFTVDLDRSMLADGVAVLVTLHAEPGRVGDVRAGVEEIEGVEHVFVTADGQVVFQARLQEGAVEPLLDDVLETDALREYDVQLLVDSAWYPQPRNVEFAMECDECGNTVTSEGESARIDGDLYQFCCSSCKGRFEERYEELQEAA; from the coding sequence ATGCGCGAACTCGACGAAACCGACCTCGAAATCCTCCGACTGCTCGTGACCGACGGCCGCAGACCGTACAACGAGATTTCCTCGGCGGTGGACCTCTCTCCGCCGACGGTTTCGGACCGCATCGACCGGCTGAAGGACCTCGGAGTCATCCGGCGGTTCACCGTCGACCTGGACCGCTCGATGCTCGCCGACGGCGTGGCGGTGCTGGTGACCCTTCACGCCGAACCCGGCCGGGTCGGCGACGTTCGGGCGGGCGTCGAAGAGATAGAAGGCGTCGAGCACGTCTTCGTCACCGCCGACGGGCAGGTCGTCTTCCAGGCCCGCTTGCAGGAGGGCGCGGTCGAACCCCTGTTGGACGACGTGCTGGAGACCGACGCGCTCCGGGAGTACGACGTCCAGTTGCTCGTCGACTCGGCGTGGTACCCCCAGCCACGGAACGTGGAGTTCGCGATGGAGTGCGACGAGTGCGGCAACACCGTCACCAGCGAGGGCGAGTCGGCCCGCATCGACGGCGACCTCTACCAGTTCTGCTGTTCGTCCTGTAAGGGCCGGTTCGAGGAGCGCTACGAGGAGTTGCAGGAGGCGGCCTGA
- a CDS encoding BMP family lipoprotein — translation MTRHTDETDGAEPAYAQKLTAGGVNRRRVLRSGVALVGGIGLAGCTGSQDGGTTTDTTTSGGGGGGGGGEPTNVAIVSSPAGFGDKAFNDLALEGLQNAAKKFNIKIQQVEETDQSQYGTVQSRLAESRNPDYDLIVLVGYNHTQALESNASQYSDQKWMLINDYVDQPNVAGYTWANHQMSFQAGVLAGTMTTRQFSHAGNSTTADNPTVGFVGGVDGALINAFERSYRAGAKWVNQDVSVKVGYIGNYTDTQTANNIASSQYDAGADIVYHAASAAGQGVFQAAQNANRFAIGVDADQSKTLPNYEDVIMGSAVKYINEGTNRVASAVAQGNWQQVNGENVLGLEQDAVAVVLGRVIGPKLPDLVNKNLEESRKAIVNGDVTVPCSASGCQN, via the coding sequence ATGACTCGCCACACGGACGAAACAGACGGAGCGGAACCGGCATACGCACAGAAACTGACTGCGGGCGGTGTGAACCGGCGTCGCGTTCTCAGGTCGGGGGTGGCACTGGTCGGCGGAATCGGGCTCGCCGGCTGTACCGGCTCGCAAGACGGCGGTACCACGACGGACACCACCACTTCGGGCGGCGGGGGCGGTGGGGGCGGCGGCGAACCGACGAACGTCGCCATCGTCTCCAGTCCCGCCGGCTTCGGCGACAAGGCGTTCAACGACCTCGCGCTGGAGGGACTCCAGAACGCCGCCAAGAAGTTCAATATCAAGATACAGCAGGTCGAGGAGACCGACCAGTCCCAGTACGGAACGGTCCAGTCGCGGCTGGCCGAGAGCCGGAACCCCGACTACGACCTCATCGTGCTGGTGGGCTACAACCACACCCAGGCGCTCGAATCGAACGCCAGCCAGTACTCCGACCAGAAGTGGATGCTCATCAACGACTACGTCGACCAGCCGAACGTCGCCGGCTACACCTGGGCCAACCACCAGATGTCGTTCCAGGCAGGCGTCCTCGCGGGCACGATGACGACCCGACAGTTCTCACACGCCGGCAACTCGACGACGGCCGACAACCCCACGGTGGGCTTCGTCGGCGGCGTCGACGGTGCGCTCATCAACGCGTTCGAACGCTCCTACCGGGCCGGGGCGAAGTGGGTCAACCAGGACGTGAGCGTGAAGGTGGGCTACATCGGCAACTACACCGACACCCAGACGGCGAACAACATCGCCAGTTCCCAGTACGACGCCGGGGCCGACATCGTCTACCACGCCGCCTCGGCGGCCGGCCAAGGCGTCTTCCAGGCCGCCCAGAACGCAAACCGGTTCGCCATCGGCGTCGACGCCGACCAGTCGAAGACGCTCCCCAACTACGAGGACGTCATCATGGGCTCGGCGGTCAAGTACATCAACGAGGGGACCAACCGAGTGGCGTCGGCGGTCGCGCAGGGCAACTGGCAGCAGGTCAACGGCGAGAACGTCCTCGGCCTCGAACAGGACGCCGTCGCGGTGGTCCTCGGCCGGGTCATCGGCCCGAAGCTCCCCGACCTGGTGAACAAGAACCTCGAGGAGTCGCGCAAGGCCATCGTGAACGGCGACGTGACGGTGCCGTGTAGCGCCTCGGGCTGTCAGAACTGA
- a CDS encoding ABC transporter ATP-binding protein, with the protein MSDTRAPAVRLDGITKRFGDVVANDDVDLSLGKGTVHALIGENGAGKTTLMSVLYGLYEPDAGDVYVDGERRTFDSPRDAIDAGVGMIHQHFQLVDTMTVVQNVVLGHEPTENGLVDEASAREDIEEICSTYGFDVDRYLDTRVERLGVGVQQRVEIVKSLYRGADTLVLDEPTAVLTPQEVEGLFEVMDELTDRGRSLIFITHKLDEALAVADRITVLRDGKNVGTVDAADTTQEELAQLMVGRDVLFDYPERESVPGEVALSVEELRVRDDRDLEQVSDVDFAVREGEVFGVAGVEGNGQAELVEALNGLRTVDSGTVTFDGVDVTDASRRRRIESGIAYVPEDRQAEGLVQDYDLVRNALLGNQTVEPYERGGFIDWRAVRDHAEEIVDRYDVQPSDADAEAASLSGGNQQKFIVGRELEHRPDLVVASHPTRGVDIGAIEFIHERLLEMRDAGMAVLLVSSKLDEVRKLADRIAVMYEGEFVDVVDPDAVTERELGLLMAGETVESGDEAADRSDRTAESAESADSADSAADSEESAESAREGGVES; encoded by the coding sequence ATGAGCGACACACGAGCACCCGCCGTCCGACTCGACGGCATCACCAAGCGCTTCGGCGACGTCGTCGCCAACGACGACGTCGACCTCTCGCTCGGGAAGGGGACGGTCCACGCCCTGATCGGCGAGAACGGGGCCGGCAAGACGACCCTGATGAGCGTCCTCTACGGACTGTACGAACCCGACGCGGGCGACGTCTACGTCGACGGCGAGCGCCGGACCTTCGACTCCCCGCGCGACGCCATCGACGCGGGCGTCGGGATGATCCACCAGCACTTTCAGCTCGTCGACACCATGACCGTGGTCCAGAACGTCGTCCTCGGCCACGAACCGACGGAGAACGGGCTGGTCGACGAGGCGAGCGCCAGGGAGGACATCGAGGAGATCTGTTCGACCTACGGCTTCGACGTCGACCGGTACCTCGACACTCGCGTCGAGCGACTCGGCGTCGGCGTCCAGCAGCGCGTCGAGATCGTCAAGAGCCTCTACCGGGGGGCCGACACTCTCGTGCTCGACGAACCGACCGCGGTCCTCACGCCCCAGGAGGTCGAGGGGCTGTTCGAGGTGATGGACGAACTCACCGACCGCGGGCGCTCGCTCATTTTCATCACTCACAAACTCGACGAGGCGCTCGCGGTCGCCGACCGCATCACCGTCCTCCGGGACGGGAAGAACGTCGGCACCGTCGACGCGGCCGACACCACACAGGAGGAACTCGCCCAGTTGATGGTCGGCCGCGACGTGCTGTTCGACTACCCCGAGCGCGAGAGCGTCCCCGGCGAGGTGGCGCTCTCGGTCGAGGAACTCCGGGTCCGGGACGACCGCGACCTCGAACAGGTGAGCGACGTCGACTTCGCGGTCCGCGAGGGCGAAGTGTTCGGCGTCGCGGGCGTCGAAGGCAACGGTCAGGCCGAACTGGTCGAGGCGCTCAACGGCCTCCGGACCGTCGACTCGGGCACCGTCACCTTCGACGGCGTCGACGTCACCGACGCGAGTCGCCGCCGCCGCATCGAGTCGGGCATCGCCTACGTTCCCGAGGACCGGCAGGCCGAAGGGCTAGTCCAGGACTACGACCTGGTCCGGAACGCGCTGCTCGGCAACCAGACCGTCGAACCGTACGAACGCGGCGGCTTCATCGACTGGCGGGCGGTCCGCGACCACGCCGAGGAGATCGTCGACCGCTACGACGTCCAGCCCTCGGACGCGGACGCGGAGGCGGCGTCGCTGTCGGGCGGCAACCAGCAGAAGTTCATCGTCGGCCGGGAACTCGAACACCGACCCGACCTCGTCGTCGCGTCCCACCCCACGCGCGGGGTCGACATCGGCGCGATAGAGTTCATCCACGAGCGCCTGCTGGAGATGCGCGACGCGGGGATGGCGGTCCTGCTTGTCTCGTCGAAACTCGACGAGGTCCGAAAACTCGCCGACCGCATCGCGGTGATGTACGAGGGCGAGTTCGTCGACGTGGTCGACCCCGACGCGGTGACCGAGCGGGAACTCGGCCTGCTGATGGCCGGCGAAACCGTCGAATCGGGAGACGAGGCGGCCGACCGGAGCGACCGGACTGCCGAGTCGGCGGAGTCCGCGGACTCCGCCGACTCGGCCGCGGATTCCGAGGAGTCGGCCGAATCCGCGCGCGAAGGAGGCGTCGAGTCGTGA